From the genome of Nicotiana sylvestris chromosome 2, ASM39365v2, whole genome shotgun sequence, one region includes:
- the LOC104238660 gene encoding uncharacterized protein isoform X1, whose product MSCEEKEKSMAEVYDEYVRSKACERVVKPIPKVKDKGESSSGITEEATHGKQWRRPNLFVEIPSKSSDASNQEFVQVKMLPTPTPTPKRVNFLLTPSSSNSRANAFPSPSSCRSKSSIRNLLPKLSFKSRNTNSDTEKAALSDEKVSISRSWSFSKLFTPRVKRTSSLPVTPIEHPNPESASGSISRTMTFGTKEAHMRISRSLSLPVINKERRTRRVESFFRVVSTPQVKDGNSTVPAATPTKVSDDNESNGEDIPEEEAVCRICLVELCEGGETLKMECSCKGELALAHQECAFKWFSVKGNRTCDVCKQEVLNLPVTLRRIQSANVGSNRFQHLEINGYRVSQELPILVIVSMLAYFCFLEQLLVGTMGTGAIAISVPFSCVLGLLSSLASSTMVKRRFVWVYASVQFILVVFFAHMFYSLVHVQAVLSILLSTFAGLGVAMGGCSIVVEFLRWKRRRQLLLDMQQNSQLNQTAASSHTDRQHNQPDIENPATFSGS is encoded by the exons ATGAGCTGTGAAGAGAAGGAAAAGTCCATGGCTGAGGTGTATGATGAGTATGTGAGAAGTAAGGCTTGTGAAAGAGTTGTCAAACCAATCCCTAAGGTGAAAGACAAA GGAGAAAGTTCCTCGGGGATTACTGAAGAAGCAACACATGGTAAACAATGGAGGAGACCAAATCTATTTGTGGAGATACCTTCCAAATCATCGGATGCCTCCAATCAAGAGTTCGTGCAGGTTAAAATGCTTCCAACACCGACACCTACACCAAAAAGGGTGAATTTCCTTTTGACACCTAGTTCTTCTAATTCAAGAGCAAACGCGTTTCCTAGTCCCTCCTCATGCAGAAGCAAATCATCCATTAGGAATCTTTTGCCGAAACTAAGCTTCAAATCACGTAATACAAATTCAGATACAGAAAAGGCAGCCTTATCAGATGAGAAGGTGTCCATATCAAGGTCTTGGTCATTCTCTAAATTATTTACACCACGAGTGAAGAGGACTTCATCTTTACCCGTTACACCAATCGAACATCCAAATCCAGAGTCTGCTAGTGGAAGTATCAGCAGAACCATGACATTTGGT ACAAAAGAAGCACATATGCGCATTTCTAGATCACTTTCTCTCCCGGTCATTAACAAAGAACGAAGGACTAGGAGAGTAGAATCTTTCTTTCGAGTTGTTTCAACCCCTCAAGTGAAGGATGGGAATTCCACAGTTCCAGCTGCAACTCCAACCAAAGTATCTG ACGATAATGAATCAAATGGTGAAGATATACCTGAAGAGGAAGCTGTTTGTCGCATATGCCTGGTTGAATTGTGTGAAGGTGGGGAGACACTCAAGATGGAATGCAGCTGCAAAGGTGAACTTGCTTTGGCTCACCAAGAATGTGCTTTTAAATGGTTCAGCGTAAAAGGTAACAGAACGTGTGACGTCTGCAAGCAAGAAGTTCTAAACCTACCTGTCACACTACGTCGCATCCAGAGTGCAAATGTGGGATCTAATAGGTTCCAGCACTTGGAAATAAATGGGTACAG GGTTTCACAGGAACTACCCATTCTTGTCATTGTCAGCATGCTTGCCTACTTTTGCTTTCTTGAGCAGCTTCTG GTTGGAACAATGGGTACCGGTGCAATTGCTATATCAGTTCCCTTTTCTTGTGTACTAGGTCTgctttcatctttggcatcttcaACCATGG TGAAGAGAAGGTTTGTCTGGGTTTATGCATCAGTTCAGTTCATCCTCGTGGTATTCTTTGCTCATATGTTCTATTCCTTG GTTCATGTACAAGCAGTTCTTTCAATACTTCTCTCAACATTTGCTGGTTTGGGGGTTGCAATGGGTGGATGTTCCATAGTTGTCGAGTTCCTTAGATGGAAAAGGCGGCGACAACTATTATTAGATATGCAGCAAAATTCTCAGCTGAATCAAACAGCAGCATCGTCCCACACAGATCGTCAACATAATCAACCGGATATAGAAAATCCGGCGACATTTAGTGGGAGCTAG
- the LOC104238660 gene encoding uncharacterized protein isoform X2 — protein MSCEEKEKSMAEVYDEYVRSKACERVVKPIPKGESSSGITEEATHGKQWRRPNLFVEIPSKSSDASNQEFVQVKMLPTPTPTPKRVNFLLTPSSSNSRANAFPSPSSCRSKSSIRNLLPKLSFKSRNTNSDTEKAALSDEKVSISRSWSFSKLFTPRVKRTSSLPVTPIEHPNPESASGSISRTMTFGTKEAHMRISRSLSLPVINKERRTRRVESFFRVVSTPQVKDGNSTVPAATPTKVSDDNESNGEDIPEEEAVCRICLVELCEGGETLKMECSCKGELALAHQECAFKWFSVKGNRTCDVCKQEVLNLPVTLRRIQSANVGSNRFQHLEINGYRVSQELPILVIVSMLAYFCFLEQLLVGTMGTGAIAISVPFSCVLGLLSSLASSTMVKRRFVWVYASVQFILVVFFAHMFYSLVHVQAVLSILLSTFAGLGVAMGGCSIVVEFLRWKRRRQLLLDMQQNSQLNQTAASSHTDRQHNQPDIENPATFSGS, from the exons ATGAGCTGTGAAGAGAAGGAAAAGTCCATGGCTGAGGTGTATGATGAGTATGTGAGAAGTAAGGCTTGTGAAAGAGTTGTCAAACCAATCCCTAAG GGAGAAAGTTCCTCGGGGATTACTGAAGAAGCAACACATGGTAAACAATGGAGGAGACCAAATCTATTTGTGGAGATACCTTCCAAATCATCGGATGCCTCCAATCAAGAGTTCGTGCAGGTTAAAATGCTTCCAACACCGACACCTACACCAAAAAGGGTGAATTTCCTTTTGACACCTAGTTCTTCTAATTCAAGAGCAAACGCGTTTCCTAGTCCCTCCTCATGCAGAAGCAAATCATCCATTAGGAATCTTTTGCCGAAACTAAGCTTCAAATCACGTAATACAAATTCAGATACAGAAAAGGCAGCCTTATCAGATGAGAAGGTGTCCATATCAAGGTCTTGGTCATTCTCTAAATTATTTACACCACGAGTGAAGAGGACTTCATCTTTACCCGTTACACCAATCGAACATCCAAATCCAGAGTCTGCTAGTGGAAGTATCAGCAGAACCATGACATTTGGT ACAAAAGAAGCACATATGCGCATTTCTAGATCACTTTCTCTCCCGGTCATTAACAAAGAACGAAGGACTAGGAGAGTAGAATCTTTCTTTCGAGTTGTTTCAACCCCTCAAGTGAAGGATGGGAATTCCACAGTTCCAGCTGCAACTCCAACCAAAGTATCTG ACGATAATGAATCAAATGGTGAAGATATACCTGAAGAGGAAGCTGTTTGTCGCATATGCCTGGTTGAATTGTGTGAAGGTGGGGAGACACTCAAGATGGAATGCAGCTGCAAAGGTGAACTTGCTTTGGCTCACCAAGAATGTGCTTTTAAATGGTTCAGCGTAAAAGGTAACAGAACGTGTGACGTCTGCAAGCAAGAAGTTCTAAACCTACCTGTCACACTACGTCGCATCCAGAGTGCAAATGTGGGATCTAATAGGTTCCAGCACTTGGAAATAAATGGGTACAG GGTTTCACAGGAACTACCCATTCTTGTCATTGTCAGCATGCTTGCCTACTTTTGCTTTCTTGAGCAGCTTCTG GTTGGAACAATGGGTACCGGTGCAATTGCTATATCAGTTCCCTTTTCTTGTGTACTAGGTCTgctttcatctttggcatcttcaACCATGG TGAAGAGAAGGTTTGTCTGGGTTTATGCATCAGTTCAGTTCATCCTCGTGGTATTCTTTGCTCATATGTTCTATTCCTTG GTTCATGTACAAGCAGTTCTTTCAATACTTCTCTCAACATTTGCTGGTTTGGGGGTTGCAATGGGTGGATGTTCCATAGTTGTCGAGTTCCTTAGATGGAAAAGGCGGCGACAACTATTATTAGATATGCAGCAAAATTCTCAGCTGAATCAAACAGCAGCATCGTCCCACACAGATCGTCAACATAATCAACCGGATATAGAAAATCCGGCGACATTTAGTGGGAGCTAG
- the LOC104238660 gene encoding uncharacterized protein isoform X3: MLPTPTPTPKRVNFLLTPSSSNSRANAFPSPSSCRSKSSIRNLLPKLSFKSRNTNSDTEKAALSDEKVSISRSWSFSKLFTPRVKRTSSLPVTPIEHPNPESASGSISRTMTFGTKEAHMRISRSLSLPVINKERRTRRVESFFRVVSTPQVKDGNSTVPAATPTKVSDDNESNGEDIPEEEAVCRICLVELCEGGETLKMECSCKGELALAHQECAFKWFSVKGNRTCDVCKQEVLNLPVTLRRIQSANVGSNRFQHLEINGYRVSQELPILVIVSMLAYFCFLEQLLVGTMGTGAIAISVPFSCVLGLLSSLASSTMVKRRFVWVYASVQFILVVFFAHMFYSLVHVQAVLSILLSTFAGLGVAMGGCSIVVEFLRWKRRRQLLLDMQQNSQLNQTAASSHTDRQHNQPDIENPATFSGS, translated from the exons ATGCTTCCAACACCGACACCTACACCAAAAAGGGTGAATTTCCTTTTGACACCTAGTTCTTCTAATTCAAGAGCAAACGCGTTTCCTAGTCCCTCCTCATGCAGAAGCAAATCATCCATTAGGAATCTTTTGCCGAAACTAAGCTTCAAATCACGTAATACAAATTCAGATACAGAAAAGGCAGCCTTATCAGATGAGAAGGTGTCCATATCAAGGTCTTGGTCATTCTCTAAATTATTTACACCACGAGTGAAGAGGACTTCATCTTTACCCGTTACACCAATCGAACATCCAAATCCAGAGTCTGCTAGTGGAAGTATCAGCAGAACCATGACATTTGGT ACAAAAGAAGCACATATGCGCATTTCTAGATCACTTTCTCTCCCGGTCATTAACAAAGAACGAAGGACTAGGAGAGTAGAATCTTTCTTTCGAGTTGTTTCAACCCCTCAAGTGAAGGATGGGAATTCCACAGTTCCAGCTGCAACTCCAACCAAAGTATCTG ACGATAATGAATCAAATGGTGAAGATATACCTGAAGAGGAAGCTGTTTGTCGCATATGCCTGGTTGAATTGTGTGAAGGTGGGGAGACACTCAAGATGGAATGCAGCTGCAAAGGTGAACTTGCTTTGGCTCACCAAGAATGTGCTTTTAAATGGTTCAGCGTAAAAGGTAACAGAACGTGTGACGTCTGCAAGCAAGAAGTTCTAAACCTACCTGTCACACTACGTCGCATCCAGAGTGCAAATGTGGGATCTAATAGGTTCCAGCACTTGGAAATAAATGGGTACAG GGTTTCACAGGAACTACCCATTCTTGTCATTGTCAGCATGCTTGCCTACTTTTGCTTTCTTGAGCAGCTTCTG GTTGGAACAATGGGTACCGGTGCAATTGCTATATCAGTTCCCTTTTCTTGTGTACTAGGTCTgctttcatctttggcatcttcaACCATGG TGAAGAGAAGGTTTGTCTGGGTTTATGCATCAGTTCAGTTCATCCTCGTGGTATTCTTTGCTCATATGTTCTATTCCTTG GTTCATGTACAAGCAGTTCTTTCAATACTTCTCTCAACATTTGCTGGTTTGGGGGTTGCAATGGGTGGATGTTCCATAGTTGTCGAGTTCCTTAGATGGAAAAGGCGGCGACAACTATTATTAGATATGCAGCAAAATTCTCAGCTGAATCAAACAGCAGCATCGTCCCACACAGATCGTCAACATAATCAACCGGATATAGAAAATCCGGCGACATTTAGTGGGAGCTAG